In the Pelorhabdus rhamnosifermentans genome, TTAAGCGAAGCAGGTTATGCTGTCACAACAGGCATTGGCGGGACCGGCGTTATTGGCGTGATTGACAGCGGGTGCCCGGGACCAACGCTTGCTTTACGGGCCGATATGGATGCTTTGGCTCACCAGACCGATGATGGAATCTGTGCGATTCATTCCTGTGGCCATGACGCGCATTCATCCATGGTGCTAACCGTAGCAGAAGAAATTGCGGCGCAAGGCATTCAAAAGGGGAAAGTCAAAATTATCTTTCAACCAGCTGAAGAAAAGCTGGTTGGCGCGCTTCGTACCATTGAAGACGGTGCTATTGATGATGTGGATATTTTGTTAGGCATTCATTTGCGCCCGATTCAGGAGGCCAAACTGAATCAAGCCACACCCGCTTTGTGTCATGGAGCCAGTTATATAATGGAGGCTGAAATTGAAGGTGAAGCTTGTCATGGGGCTCGGCCTCATTTGGGTATTAATGCTATTGATGCAGCAGCCGCCGTTGTTCAGGCGATTAATGCTATTCATGTCAATCCTGTCATTCCAGCTACAGTGAAGGTTACGAAATTTCAGGCAGGCGGTGCAGCCCTCAATGCTATTCCTGGCAAGGCACAATTAGCCTTTGATTTGCGTGCTCAAAATAATATTGTCATGAATGAATTGCGTGAAAAGGCTACGCAGGCCATTCACGGTGGTGCCGCGACTGTTGGGGCTCAGGCAGCTATTCAATTAGTCGGTGGTTGTCCGGCGGCTGAATATGATGCGGATACGGTAGCATTAGCTCGGGAAGCTATTGTGGCTGTACTGGGAGAACAGGGGTTGCTTGCTCCTATTACTACGCCTGGCGGCGAAGACTTTCATTTTTATGTGAAACATAAGCCCACGTTGAAAACGGGTTATATTGGTTTGGGGGCTGATTTAACACCTGGATTACATAGTCCGAAGATGGCATTTGATCAAGCGGCTTTAATTAATGGTGTTCAGATTCTCTTGTATATGGTGAATAAATTAGTCACAATAGGTAAATAAACAAAGCCCGCGAATTTTGCGGGCTTTTATTTAATAATTATATATACACGTTGTCAACGTGCAGTGTACTGTCTGCCTGTATATATATAAAGAACTATTTTTATTTAATTCTGATATAATGAAACAAATGTATTTATTTCCAGAAAGGAGTAGGAAAATGACATGAAATCTATTTTACGCAATAATTTGTTTTCGTTTATTCTATTAGGTGCCGTTATTATTGGTGGAATTACTGGTGTCATTTTAGGTCCGAGAGCTTTAGTTTTGAAACCACTTGGTGATTTATTTCTGAACTTATTATTTATGATTATTGTACCACTGGTGTTTTTTAGCATTTCGTCAGCCATTGCCAGTATGGGCGGCATGAAGCGATTAGGAAAAATCATGGGCAGTATTTTGCTTGTCTTTATTATTACCGCCTTAGTTGCTTCGGTGTTTGGACTTGTCGTTGCTTTATTGATGAATCCAACGCAAGGCGTAAATTATGCTTCTTTACAGTCTATTATTCAGCAAAATCAGGACAGTGTAGACAAGGTTAAGCAGCTGGGGGTATTGGAACAGCTTGTCAACACTTTTACTGTATCGGATTTTTCAAAGTTGCTATCGAAAACAGCAATTTTACCGCTTATTGTTCTCGCTGTATTGACAGGTACTTCTACTGCATTAATCGGTGAAGCGGGTCAGCCTGTTGCGACTTTTTTAGCAGCCGTTACTAAAGTTATGATGAAAATCGTGCAGATTATTATGTACTATGCCCCCATTGGCTTGGGTGCTTATTTTGCCAATGTCATTGGGGAGTTAGGGCCGCAGATACTACAAGGCTATTTGCGGACATTTATTATTTATTTAGTTCTTTCCGTCATTTATTATTTTGGCTTTTTTACCTTGTATGCTTATATTGCCGCAGGGAAAAAGGGTATCCGGCTGTTTTGGAGTCATGCCCTAACACCTTCCATTACAGCGATTGCTACTTGTTCTAGTGCGGCTTGTATTCCAATTAATTTAGCGGCAACAAAATCCATTGG is a window encoding:
- a CDS encoding amidohydrolase, with translation MMIDLAKRVREVWSYLHTIPEVGFEEFKTAAYLAEELSEAGYAVTTGIGGTGVIGVIDSGCPGPTLALRADMDALAHQTDDGICAIHSCGHDAHSSMVLTVAEEIAAQGIQKGKVKIIFQPAEEKLVGALRTIEDGAIDDVDILLGIHLRPIQEAKLNQATPALCHGASYIMEAEIEGEACHGARPHLGINAIDAAAAVVQAINAIHVNPVIPATVKVTKFQAGGAALNAIPGKAQLAFDLRAQNNIVMNELREKATQAIHGGAATVGAQAAIQLVGGCPAAEYDADTVALAREAIVAVLGEQGLLAPITTPGGEDFHFYVKHKPTLKTGYIGLGADLTPGLHSPKMAFDQAALINGVQILLYMVNKLVTIGK
- a CDS encoding dicarboxylate/amino acid:cation symporter, coding for MKSILRNNLFSFILLGAVIIGGITGVILGPRALVLKPLGDLFLNLLFMIIVPLVFFSISSAIASMGGMKRLGKIMGSILLVFIITALVASVFGLVVALLMNPTQGVNYASLQSIIQQNQDSVDKVKQLGVLEQLVNTFTVSDFSKLLSKTAILPLIVLAVLTGTSTALIGEAGQPVATFLAAVTKVMMKIVQIIMYYAPIGLGAYFANVIGELGPQILQGYLRTFIIYLVLSVIYYFGFFTLYAYIAAGKKGIRLFWSHALTPSITAIATCSSAACIPINLAATKSIGVPEDMVETIIPLGANMHKDGSVFGGILKITFLFGLLGVDMSSMSTLLGIVGVAFLVGAVMGAIPGGGMIGEMLIISVYGFPPEVLPIIAVISTIIDAPATLLNSTGNVVCSMLIARLVEGKDWLAKAI